Proteins encoded by one window of Tunturibacter psychrotolerans:
- a CDS encoding FG-GAP-like repeat-containing protein, whose translation MFFHPTPFYASFFLLSPSKASPSTSSDFSFADIRLTPHYPAKSPLEDILRLVAPGSDEYITEKYAFEIGVQLNGWKRALEASAHDLSALARSLDPSIEASSLIPVEKKTLRSGEGIDVVRRRFGSSVVSGRERFLQEIQGWLVEVSRVETAEFEITSIEAVTNTPLTVRLDIRYDIVGVRSDQRREERVGSWRTVWAQDESSSVPEAWKAHRWEAGEETLSVTSGQVFVDVTSHALGGTESYKSQMLRGSDYWRTVLDGACGIDVYGNNGVAAGDFDNDGFDDLYVCQPAGLPNRLYRNRGDGTFEDVTEKSGVGVLDNTACALFADFQNNGLQDLLVVCGSGPLLFLNKGDGTFALKSDAFKFANAPQGSFTHASVADYDRDGRLDIYFCLYSYYLGLDQYHYPVPYFDARNGPANCLLHNEGNAVFVEKTEAAGLNVDNNRYSFACAWGNSGSSGLPDLYVANDFGRNNLYRNNGDGTFSTVSSSAHVEDVGAGMSASWADFDNDGKQDIYVANMWSAAGQRVSTQKQFQERAPENIRALYQRHARGNALYRNLGNGEFQNVSQQAGVEMGRWAWCSDFWDFDHDGYPDLYVANGYISAPEPKLERNDLGSFFWRQVVAKSPNDSTPSLAYEKGWNALNELIRSDTSWSGHERNVAFANNRDGTFSEVSGVLGLDFPEDSRSFVLADLDHDGRLELILKNRNAPQLRILHNGMKDLGDSVVFRLRGTKSNRDAIGTALTVEAGTLKQTKYLQAGSGFLAQHSKEVFFGVGKPEGAIRCTIRWPSGLSQRFERLPVNHRIEFEEGADTFTAKPFAPTNPSYTQATLPPVLEPLPSQVDTWLIEPLLAPEFSLPDLAGNMRELRSLRGSFVLLNFWTTTAPLCRDQLRLLHRHESALAADQLKILGVNVDEVANVDKARSFTAQEKFSFPVVFATEDVAGIYNVIYRYLFDRRRDLAIPTSFLLDREGMIVKVYQGPISPERLLDDVRAVPTTTPGRMQKAMPLGGVLYRGGFQRNDFTYGVALYQHGYLEQAAESFQQVIAAKPDDPEGYYNLGTLNLRKNDFKLARQYLQQTLKLRPDYPEAWNNLGMMAAQEGHPDEAIQSFQQSLLLRPTYAIALLNLGNVFRRQGAFEKALDCLNRALAIEPDNPEVNYSLGMFYAQQSQMQSASDYLQKAVELRPDYPEALNNLGVLFVREQDYAKAKEQFETCIRLVPTFDQSYLNLARLYALQNDKAKAVEILQDLLKMQPQNVGAIQAMEMLSKTP comes from the coding sequence ATGTTCTTCCATCCAACGCCCTTCTATGCGTCATTCTTTTTGCTTAGCCCATCAAAAGCCTCCCCTAGTACGAGTTCGGACTTCTCCTTCGCCGACATCAGGCTGACACCCCATTACCCGGCAAAATCTCCCTTGGAAGATATCCTCCGCCTGGTTGCCCCCGGTTCGGATGAGTACATCACTGAGAAATACGCCTTTGAGATCGGAGTACAGCTCAACGGGTGGAAGCGGGCTCTTGAGGCATCAGCGCACGATCTTTCAGCCCTGGCTCGATCGCTGGATCCTTCTATTGAAGCCTCGTCGTTAATTCCGGTAGAGAAGAAGACGCTGCGCTCCGGAGAGGGGATCGATGTCGTACGGAGACGGTTCGGGAGTAGTGTCGTTTCTGGGCGCGAGCGATTTCTACAGGAGATCCAAGGTTGGCTGGTAGAGGTCTCTCGCGTGGAGACAGCGGAGTTCGAAATTACCAGCATCGAAGCGGTTACGAACACTCCACTCACCGTCCGGCTGGATATTCGATATGACATTGTTGGTGTTCGGAGCGATCAACGCCGCGAGGAGCGGGTTGGATCGTGGCGCACTGTGTGGGCGCAGGATGAATCCAGCAGTGTCCCCGAAGCTTGGAAGGCCCACCGATGGGAGGCAGGTGAGGAGACCCTGAGTGTTACGAGTGGGCAGGTTTTTGTCGACGTTACGTCTCACGCTCTCGGTGGAACGGAGTCGTATAAAAGCCAGATGCTTCGAGGATCCGATTATTGGCGCACCGTCCTCGACGGCGCATGCGGTATTGATGTCTACGGCAACAACGGTGTGGCCGCGGGTGACTTCGACAACGATGGATTCGACGATCTTTATGTCTGCCAGCCGGCGGGACTGCCCAACCGGCTCTACCGCAACAGGGGTGACGGAACCTTTGAAGACGTAACAGAAAAGTCGGGCGTCGGAGTGTTGGACAATACCGCGTGCGCTCTCTTTGCCGACTTTCAGAACAACGGACTTCAGGATCTTCTGGTGGTTTGTGGCAGCGGCCCTCTGCTCTTCCTCAACAAAGGGGACGGGACGTTCGCTCTCAAGAGTGACGCATTCAAGTTTGCAAATGCTCCTCAAGGGTCGTTCACACATGCGTCGGTTGCCGACTATGATCGCGACGGACGTCTCGATATCTACTTCTGTTTATACAGCTACTATTTGGGGCTCGATCAGTATCACTACCCGGTTCCCTACTTCGACGCGCGCAACGGCCCGGCCAATTGCCTGCTGCACAACGAAGGGAATGCGGTCTTTGTCGAGAAGACCGAAGCTGCGGGATTGAACGTGGATAACAACCGTTACAGCTTCGCTTGTGCATGGGGCAACTCTGGCTCCAGTGGCTTGCCTGACCTTTATGTGGCCAATGATTTCGGTCGGAATAATTTGTATCGCAACAATGGTGATGGAACGTTCAGCACAGTTTCGAGTTCTGCCCACGTTGAGGACGTTGGCGCCGGAATGAGTGCGAGCTGGGCGGACTTCGACAACGATGGAAAGCAGGATATTTATGTCGCCAATATGTGGTCGGCGGCAGGCCAAAGAGTTTCAACGCAAAAGCAGTTTCAGGAGAGAGCTCCGGAGAATATCCGGGCGCTCTATCAGCGGCATGCACGAGGCAATGCACTTTATCGAAACTTGGGGAATGGGGAGTTTCAAAACGTTAGCCAGCAAGCCGGGGTTGAAATGGGCCGCTGGGCCTGGTGTTCCGATTTTTGGGACTTCGACCACGACGGATACCCGGACTTGTACGTTGCCAATGGGTACATCTCAGCGCCGGAGCCAAAGTTAGAGCGTAACGATCTAGGCAGCTTCTTCTGGCGGCAGGTGGTGGCAAAATCTCCTAATGACTCGACTCCGTCTCTTGCCTACGAGAAGGGATGGAACGCTCTTAATGAATTGATCCGGTCGGATACATCCTGGAGCGGCCACGAAAGAAATGTAGCCTTTGCGAATAATCGTGATGGCACGTTCTCCGAAGTTTCAGGCGTGCTTGGACTAGATTTTCCTGAGGACAGCCGCTCCTTCGTTCTCGCCGATCTCGACCATGACGGCCGCCTGGAACTCATTCTCAAAAATCGAAACGCACCGCAGCTACGGATTCTTCACAACGGGATGAAGGACCTCGGCGACTCGGTTGTATTTCGCTTGCGTGGGACTAAGAGCAATCGCGATGCGATCGGAACGGCCCTTACAGTCGAAGCTGGAACGCTCAAGCAGACGAAGTATCTGCAAGCGGGCTCTGGGTTTCTGGCTCAGCATTCGAAAGAGGTGTTCTTCGGAGTTGGAAAGCCGGAGGGGGCGATTCGATGCACGATTCGCTGGCCTAGCGGTCTGTCTCAGAGATTCGAACGCCTACCTGTAAACCATCGGATTGAATTTGAGGAAGGTGCGGACACCTTTACCGCTAAACCTTTCGCACCGACAAACCCTTCTTACACGCAGGCGACACTGCCGCCGGTGTTAGAACCGTTGCCAAGCCAGGTCGATACATGGCTCATTGAGCCCTTGCTGGCACCGGAGTTTTCCCTTCCCGATCTTGCTGGCAACATGCGAGAACTCCGATCGTTGAGGGGCAGCTTCGTGCTGCTCAACTTCTGGACGACAACGGCGCCTCTCTGCCGCGACCAGTTGAGACTACTTCATCGTCACGAGTCCGCACTCGCCGCAGACCAACTAAAAATTCTAGGGGTAAACGTTGACGAGGTCGCGAATGTTGACAAGGCTCGCTCCTTTACGGCGCAGGAAAAATTTTCCTTTCCCGTTGTTTTTGCAACAGAAGATGTGGCTGGAATCTACAACGTCATCTATCGTTACCTGTTCGATCGCCGCAGGGATCTCGCAATTCCTACCTCCTTCCTGCTGGACAGAGAGGGGATGATCGTTAAGGTGTACCAGGGACCGATTAGCCCTGAGCGCCTGCTTGATGATGTAAGGGCTGTCCCAACCACGACGCCAGGTCGGATGCAGAAGGCGATGCCGCTTGGCGGAGTGCTCTATCGGGGTGGGTTCCAGCGTAATGACTTCACCTACGGTGTAGCGCTCTATCAACACGGATACCTGGAACAGGCCGCCGAGTCTTTTCAACAGGTCATCGCTGCAAAACCGGATGATCCCGAAGGATATTACAACCTGGGAACTCTCAACTTGCGGAAAAATGATTTCAAGCTGGCGCGACAATATCTTCAACAGACACTGAAGTTGCGTCCAGACTATCCGGAGGCGTGGAACAATCTCGGAATGATGGCTGCACAGGAAGGCCATCCGGACGAAGCCATCCAAAGCTTTCAACAGTCGTTGCTCCTGAGACCGACCTATGCAATCGCTCTGTTGAACCTGGGAAATGTCTTCCGGCGTCAGGGGGCTTTTGAGAAGGCACTTGATTGCTTGAACCGTGCGCTCGCAATTGAACCGGACAATCCTGAAGTCAATTACAGTCTCGGCATGTTCTACGCCCAGCAGAGCCAGATGCAGAGTGCATCGGACTACCTGCAGAAAGCGGTTGAGCTGCGTCCGGATTACCCGGAAGCTCTGAACAATCTTGGTGTTCTCTTTGTGCGTGAGCAGGATTATGCGAAGGCGAAGGAGCAGTTCGAGACCTGCATCCGTCTTGTCCCGACCTTTGATCAGTCTTATCTCAACCTTGCGCGCCTCTATGCGTTGCAGAATGACAAGGCGAAAGCTGTTGAAATCTTGCAGGATCTGCTGAAGATGCAGCCACAGAACGTTGGCGCGATTCAGGCAATGGAGATGCTAAGCAAAACGCCTTGA
- a CDS encoding TonB-dependent receptor, which produces MSRFRYLGYIAVTCLGLLLMQTQTSFGQVDEGSINGTVQDAADANVPNAHVTLLNTDQGITLETTTNNSGVYIFSPVRIGHYTLTVTAPGFSTTSQKNLTVSVGQNLQVNVQLKIGETSTTVDVTTAPPQLETDESSVGQVMTERSVNSLPLNGRNFTFLAQLGAGVNTSQADTRGNAASGAFTANGLRPAQNNYLLDGIDNNSNAVDFLNGTNFVILPPLDAIQEFKVQTADFSAELGRSAGAVLNATIKSGTNSFHGAVWEFFRNDVLDAADYFETKKGELRFNQFGATIGGPIIKNKLFIFGDYEGFRRVQGNTQSGLAVPTNLERTSGYTNLSDLITGQSGMPRTDNVGRSVPFGAIMDPATTRPVTAGVLDPVSGFVATQTGYVRDPFGSCGAGTQTFTLAGCNLNQIPGSRLDQNAINLLNLYPLPTASGITSNYVTSPGLYEHRNAFDVRGDFNPTQKEQIFVRFSYVDDPQFIPGPFGGVADGGSFQQGLQTAKSDQAVAAWTHVFTPDIVNVGRVGFNHLHTTRFGPEGSTQGIPAKYGIQGIPQNSENGGLPAIVIGGLQELGSNDFLPSDEVSQTLQITDDFTKIYGKHNFKMGIEFQNVHFNTLQPAYSRGEFDFNGNFAGVPGQSGDQTGRAQFLLTPTAAIYPGGVSFVGGANEIHASNISKTYDTRKYTALYFQDDWKVSPRLTLNLGLRWDYFSPISESNGAQANFVQSGPPNGAPVYLIPASGKADRSLSSTATNPSLAGNGFLDLLAKDGIALGETDRYGKGLTKAQKSNFAPRAGFAYQITPKFVFRGGVGLFYNAFENQGYGPNIGENYPFVYNFDYKGTTDSAPFSSGSNPYGACATAGPGGSAPIGAGLSCSSFTPLAVNAKGLGLQGLQFKYITPVTLSTNFTLQYAITSSMSAQVAYVFTNVNNLQVGIGNNNVSQLLPANTNVLPFLPFPDFGQNAQYQQTLGLSNYNGLQTKLEQQFSSGLNYLITYTYSKTLSDAADLLNGGSTGNSSGYRAAYVPGLGPRFDYGLADFDIRNVVHLSGGYQLPFGKDKKFMADAGKLGNAVIGGWSVNWIVTLQGGQPITLTCPTATTSGTYCNDVQVPGQSQKLGLHHDTNGKLSWFGNPAAFQQPCPLGAVAPAGCFPLTGSAILGAGPSTTSGPGFHRFDFSLFKAMQLSERFSLQFRTEFFNILNHPNFNSPNFGGNGVTAIGNSGNFTSSTFGEIGSTRDAPYDPRQIQFALKLYY; this is translated from the coding sequence ATGAGTCGGTTTAGATATCTTGGCTACATAGCCGTCACATGTTTGGGTCTTTTGCTGATGCAGACTCAAACTTCATTCGGCCAAGTGGACGAAGGATCAATCAATGGCACAGTCCAGGATGCCGCCGATGCGAATGTTCCCAATGCGCATGTGACCCTGCTGAATACGGACCAAGGGATCACCTTGGAGACCACGACGAACAACAGCGGCGTATACATCTTCTCTCCCGTGAGGATCGGGCACTACACTCTAACGGTCACGGCTCCGGGCTTTTCCACCACCAGTCAGAAAAATCTGACGGTGTCGGTGGGACAGAACCTGCAGGTCAATGTCCAACTGAAGATCGGCGAAACCAGCACGACAGTAGACGTTACGACTGCGCCACCGCAGCTGGAGACGGACGAATCGTCGGTCGGACAGGTTATGACCGAACGTAGCGTGAATAGTCTCCCTTTGAATGGGCGCAACTTCACGTTTCTCGCCCAGCTTGGTGCAGGTGTGAACACATCGCAGGCGGACACACGCGGAAACGCGGCCTCCGGAGCCTTTACGGCAAACGGTCTGCGACCGGCACAGAACAACTACCTGTTGGATGGTATCGACAACAACTCCAACGCAGTCGACTTTCTGAACGGAACGAACTTCGTCATTCTCCCTCCGTTGGACGCGATCCAGGAGTTCAAAGTACAGACGGCAGACTTTAGCGCCGAGCTCGGTCGTTCGGCCGGAGCCGTTCTCAACGCCACGATCAAATCCGGCACAAACAGCTTCCATGGCGCGGTCTGGGAGTTCTTCCGCAATGACGTACTCGACGCGGCAGACTACTTCGAAACCAAAAAAGGAGAGCTTAGGTTTAATCAGTTCGGAGCCACCATCGGGGGGCCAATCATCAAGAACAAACTCTTCATCTTTGGTGACTATGAAGGTTTTCGGCGCGTCCAGGGGAATACCCAGTCCGGTCTTGCGGTGCCGACAAACTTGGAGAGAACCAGTGGCTACACAAATCTCTCTGACCTAATCACTGGTCAGTCGGGTATGCCGCGCACTGACAACGTAGGCCGGTCAGTACCATTTGGCGCGATCATGGACCCGGCAACAACTCGTCCGGTTACAGCAGGTGTGCTCGATCCTGTCTCAGGTTTCGTCGCTACGCAGACTGGCTACGTTCGTGATCCGTTCGGCTCGTGCGGAGCAGGCACGCAGACCTTCACCCTGGCGGGTTGCAACCTGAACCAAATCCCTGGCTCGCGCCTGGACCAGAACGCGATTAATCTGCTTAATCTATATCCGTTGCCAACCGCTTCGGGCATCACTTCGAACTATGTAACAAGTCCGGGTCTGTATGAGCATCGCAACGCCTTTGACGTGCGCGGTGACTTCAATCCCACGCAAAAAGAACAGATATTCGTACGCTTCAGCTATGTGGATGATCCACAATTTATCCCGGGGCCCTTCGGCGGTGTTGCAGACGGTGGCAGCTTCCAGCAGGGCCTCCAGACAGCCAAGTCCGATCAGGCTGTTGCCGCTTGGACCCACGTGTTTACTCCCGACATCGTTAACGTAGGGCGTGTTGGCTTCAACCACCTGCACACCACTCGATTCGGACCAGAGGGCAGCACCCAGGGTATTCCTGCAAAATACGGCATCCAGGGTATTCCGCAAAACTCCGAGAACGGTGGACTTCCGGCGATCGTCATCGGCGGTCTACAAGAGTTGGGCAGCAACGACTTCCTGCCTTCGGACGAGGTGAGTCAGACCCTTCAGATCACGGATGACTTCACGAAGATCTATGGAAAGCACAACTTCAAGATGGGCATCGAGTTTCAGAATGTCCACTTCAACACGCTGCAACCCGCGTACTCACGAGGTGAATTCGACTTCAACGGCAACTTTGCCGGTGTTCCAGGACAATCCGGCGACCAAACCGGACGTGCCCAATTCCTTTTGACACCAACGGCAGCAATTTATCCAGGTGGAGTTAGTTTTGTGGGAGGCGCCAACGAGATACATGCGTCCAATATCAGCAAAACCTATGACACCAGGAAGTACACCGCTCTCTACTTCCAGGATGACTGGAAGGTCAGTCCAAGGCTGACCCTTAATCTCGGCCTGCGCTGGGACTACTTCAGCCCCATCTCCGAATCGAATGGTGCCCAGGCTAACTTTGTTCAGAGTGGTCCACCAAACGGAGCACCGGTATATCTAATCCCCGCGTCAGGGAAGGCTGATAGATCCTTGTCTTCTACTGCAACTAATCCATCACTAGCCGGCAATGGCTTCCTCGACCTGTTGGCGAAAGACGGAATTGCGCTTGGAGAAACCGATAGATACGGTAAGGGGCTCACCAAGGCTCAAAAAAGCAACTTCGCGCCGCGTGCAGGCTTTGCCTATCAAATTACGCCAAAGTTCGTCTTCCGTGGAGGTGTTGGACTCTTCTACAACGCCTTTGAGAATCAGGGTTACGGTCCCAACATCGGCGAAAACTATCCCTTCGTTTACAACTTCGACTACAAAGGAACTACTGACTCCGCGCCCTTCAGCAGCGGTTCCAATCCCTACGGCGCGTGCGCGACCGCAGGTCCAGGCGGAAGCGCGCCGATTGGCGCAGGTCTCAGTTGCAGCTCCTTTACTCCTCTTGCGGTGAATGCTAAAGGCTTGGGTCTTCAAGGCCTTCAGTTCAAATACATAACACCAGTTACTCTCAGCACTAACTTCACTCTCCAATACGCGATCACTTCCTCTATGTCCGCGCAGGTTGCGTACGTATTTACGAACGTCAATAACCTGCAGGTTGGTATCGGCAACAATAATGTCTCTCAATTGCTACCAGCCAACACAAATGTGCTTCCTTTCCTGCCGTTTCCAGATTTTGGCCAGAACGCGCAATACCAGCAAACTCTTGGACTCAGCAACTACAACGGTCTTCAAACCAAACTTGAACAACAGTTCTCGAGTGGATTGAATTACCTCATCACCTACACCTATTCGAAGACGCTCTCCGATGCCGCCGACCTCCTCAACGGAGGCAGTACGGGTAATTCAAGTGGATACCGGGCAGCATACGTTCCGGGACTTGGCCCCAGATTCGACTACGGTTTGGCCGACTTCGATATCCGAAATGTGGTCCATTTGAGCGGCGGATATCAGCTACCCTTCGGCAAAGATAAGAAGTTCATGGCCGACGCTGGCAAGCTCGGGAATGCAGTTATCGGGGGGTGGAGCGTGAACTGGATCGTAACCCTCCAAGGCGGACAACCGATCACCCTCACTTGCCCAACCGCCACAACATCTGGAACGTATTGCAACGATGTGCAAGTGCCTGGACAGAGTCAGAAGCTTGGCCTGCATCACGACACGAACGGCAAACTCAGCTGGTTCGGAAATCCGGCAGCCTTCCAGCAACCGTGCCCGCTGGGAGCAGTCGCACCCGCCGGATGTTTCCCTCTAACCGGCAGCGCAATTTTGGGAGCCGGACCGTCAACCACCTCAGGTCCGGGATTCCATCGGTTCGACTTCTCATTATTCAAGGCCATGCAGCTTAGCGAGCGATTCTCGCTGCAGTTCCGGACCGAGTTCTTTAACATCCTGAATCACCCGAACTTCAACTCACCTAATTTCGGCGGGAACGGAGTCACTGCGATCGGAAACTCGGGCAACTTCACCAGCTCCACCTTTGGCGAAATTGGTTCCACTCGCGATGCACCATACGATCCGCGACAGATTCAATTTGCTCTCAAGTTGTACTATTAA
- a CDS encoding CRTAC1 family protein: MNLPRRRFLGSSLFVFGNTLMETLATPLWQWRDPTLVEAAVSNPAPPQVQFVDVAQQAGLNVPNVWGGVDHKRSIIEAKGSGLAFFDYDHDGWLDIYLTNGNLLDAHWPAGKAPTSHLYKNNRDGTFTDVTEKSGLGVPGWQTGVCVGDYDNDGWDDLFCTFWGHNILFHNNGNGTFTDVTRKAGLRQEQVRWGAGCTFLDYDRNGHLDLFVCNYIRLDPEKIAAAADTHYCQWKGVPIMCGPRGLPGDTNILYHNNGDGTFTDVSEKSGILKPGPRYSITSVSYDFDNDGWPDIYVAVDSQPSILFQNNHDGTFTDVAVMAGCAYSDGGHEQAGMGVAVADYDCDGWFDIFKTNFADDTCNLYHNNGDGTFSDATFTAGVGVNNRYVAWGCGFIDYDNDGWQDILQVNGHVYPEIDNYHFDQTFKNPRLVYKNLGNGRFKDVSAEMGPGITEHFSSRGAAFGDYDNDGDMDALVLNMNDLPSLLRNDGGNKQNWIKIKLVGTKCNRTAIGARVRVITGKHIQMDEVNSGSSVMSQNDLRLHFGLGNVDTVDVVEIKWPTTQKIERFTQVKANQILTIREGNGIVGSLKPVSQ, translated from the coding sequence ATGAATCTTCCCCGCCGACGTTTTCTCGGCTCATCTCTTTTTGTATTTGGCAATACGTTGATGGAGACTTTGGCGACCCCACTTTGGCAGTGGAGAGATCCAACACTCGTAGAAGCCGCAGTCTCGAATCCCGCTCCACCTCAGGTCCAGTTTGTAGATGTCGCGCAGCAGGCAGGACTGAACGTCCCCAACGTGTGGGGTGGTGTTGACCACAAGCGGTCCATCATTGAGGCCAAGGGAAGCGGACTCGCGTTTTTTGACTACGATCACGACGGATGGCTGGATATCTATCTCACCAATGGAAACCTGCTCGATGCGCATTGGCCGGCTGGAAAGGCGCCGACATCTCATCTCTACAAGAACAATCGAGATGGCACTTTTACCGACGTCACGGAGAAATCAGGGCTGGGGGTTCCAGGCTGGCAGACCGGCGTCTGTGTCGGCGACTACGACAACGATGGATGGGACGACCTGTTTTGCACTTTCTGGGGGCACAACATCCTCTTCCACAACAATGGAAATGGAACTTTTACGGATGTTACGCGCAAAGCCGGCCTCCGTCAGGAGCAGGTTCGTTGGGGCGCGGGCTGTACCTTTCTCGATTACGACAGGAACGGTCATCTCGATCTCTTTGTATGCAATTACATTAGGCTGGATCCCGAGAAGATTGCTGCTGCAGCCGACACGCACTATTGCCAGTGGAAGGGCGTTCCTATCATGTGTGGCCCGCGCGGTCTTCCTGGCGATACGAACATTCTTTACCACAACAATGGGGACGGCACCTTTACCGACGTTTCGGAAAAGTCTGGCATTCTAAAGCCTGGCCCTCGGTACTCCATCACTTCCGTCTCATATGATTTCGATAACGATGGATGGCCGGATATTTATGTCGCGGTAGACTCTCAACCAAGCATTCTCTTCCAGAACAACCATGACGGCACGTTCACCGATGTTGCTGTGATGGCTGGTTGCGCCTATAGCGATGGCGGCCATGAACAAGCCGGGATGGGCGTCGCAGTCGCCGACTACGACTGCGATGGTTGGTTCGATATCTTCAAAACTAATTTTGCTGATGACACCTGCAACTTGTACCACAACAATGGTGACGGAACTTTCAGCGACGCTACTTTTACTGCAGGCGTCGGAGTCAACAATCGCTATGTCGCATGGGGATGTGGGTTTATTGACTATGACAATGACGGTTGGCAGGACATTCTCCAAGTGAATGGACATGTGTACCCGGAGATTGATAACTACCACTTCGATCAAACTTTCAAGAATCCGCGCCTGGTCTACAAAAATCTCGGCAATGGACGCTTCAAGGATGTGTCGGCAGAGATGGGACCCGGCATTACCGAACACTTTTCCAGCCGAGGCGCGGCCTTCGGAGATTATGACAACGATGGCGATATGGATGCGCTGGTTTTGAATATGAACGATCTGCCATCGCTCCTTCGCAATGACGGGGGCAACAAGCAGAACTGGATCAAGATCAAGCTCGTGGGGACTAAGTGTAATCGCACAGCTATTGGAGCGAGGGTGCGGGTTATCACGGGTAAACATATCCAGATGGACGAAGTTAATAGCGGTTCAAGCGTCATGTCACAAAATGACCTACGCCTTCACTTCGGACTGGGGAATGTGGATACCGTGGATGTGGTCGAGATTAAGTGGCCGACTACGCAGAAGATTGAGCGATTCACACAGGTCAAAGCAAATCAGATACTCACTATTCGCGAAGGGAATGGTATTGTCGGCAGCCTAAAGCCAGTTTCACAGTAG
- a CDS encoding tetratricopeptide repeat protein codes for MQPRKIIDAGEISPGMNGSHKSQPFSEVGGSRCLPGTFAVIMVLIGILSFTSVARKAHAQHSDEVTIQGNVLNQAGNSISDASVRLERKGVLEPVETKTNAAGAFTFTDLPTGQYLLSVEKSGQRSPATTILALTKGDRNIIDLILEVPGDIHLNSTGSSPALPQAIQFSDKPNFTIAGVVDWTAVGGHGSDSALRTSEDLARETLTLKAESSRSNGSGPQDSAKKTNESERKLIVARANAPGSFEANHQLGEYYFHAGRAQDSIPLLLAAYQINPAMDGNAYDLALAYKEAGDFSRAREQVEKLQAHNDSADLHRLMGELDEKLGDPLAAVREHQQAVHLDPSEQNYFEWGSELLLHRAVWQAVEVFRDGTKAYPKSSRMLTALGTSLFAGALYDEAALRLCDASDLDPSDSEPYVFMGQIEIAVPTRLPCIEQKLARFVRDQPENPLANYLYAMAVWKRREQPADKRALEQVEVLLTKAVTIDSNCADAYLQLGILYSSQRSYEKAIDFYRKAIKADPELAEAHYRLGVAYDRTDEPTKAKQEFALHDEIEKKQAAAVESQRREIKQFLVVLQGQSTNAPAQ; via the coding sequence GTGCAACCCCGTAAAATAATCGACGCAGGTGAAATTAGCCCCGGGATGAATGGCTCTCACAAATCGCAGCCTTTCTCTGAAGTTGGCGGCTCTCGGTGTCTTCCGGGAACTTTCGCAGTCATCATGGTCTTGATTGGGATATTGTCTTTCACGTCAGTCGCCAGAAAAGCTCACGCCCAACATTCGGATGAAGTCACGATCCAGGGGAACGTTCTCAACCAGGCGGGCAACTCGATTAGTGATGCATCGGTACGGCTTGAGCGAAAAGGTGTTCTCGAGCCTGTGGAGACAAAAACGAATGCTGCAGGTGCCTTTACATTTACCGACCTCCCTACGGGTCAGTATCTACTCAGTGTGGAGAAATCAGGGCAAAGGAGTCCGGCTACTACCATTCTCGCGCTGACTAAGGGAGATCGGAACATTATCGACCTGATCCTCGAGGTTCCTGGAGATATTCATCTGAATTCAACCGGCTCTTCGCCGGCTCTCCCTCAGGCGATTCAATTTTCCGATAAGCCGAATTTCACCATTGCGGGAGTTGTTGACTGGACAGCTGTAGGAGGGCATGGATCGGACTCTGCCTTGCGAACCAGCGAAGACCTTGCGCGTGAAACTCTCACTCTGAAAGCCGAGAGTTCCAGATCCAACGGGTCGGGCCCACAGGACAGCGCAAAAAAAACCAATGAGTCCGAGCGCAAACTCATTGTCGCACGCGCAAACGCTCCGGGGAGCTTCGAAGCAAATCATCAACTTGGTGAGTACTATTTCCATGCTGGTAGAGCCCAAGACTCTATCCCGCTATTGCTGGCTGCATACCAGATCAATCCAGCCATGGATGGCAATGCATACGATCTGGCGCTGGCTTACAAAGAAGCAGGCGACTTCTCGCGTGCCCGTGAACAGGTCGAGAAACTACAAGCTCACAACGACTCTGCAGACTTACATCGCTTGATGGGTGAACTTGACGAGAAGCTCGGCGATCCGTTGGCTGCCGTCCGGGAACATCAGCAGGCCGTCCATCTCGATCCAAGCGAGCAAAATTACTTTGAATGGGGCTCGGAGTTATTACTGCACCGGGCTGTTTGGCAAGCTGTAGAGGTCTTCAGAGATGGAACGAAAGCATATCCAAAATCGTCTCGAATGCTAACTGCGCTCGGTACTTCTCTTTTTGCAGGCGCTCTCTATGATGAGGCAGCCCTTCGACTCTGTGATGCCTCCGATTTGGATCCGTCGGATTCGGAGCCTTACGTCTTCATGGGCCAAATTGAGATAGCGGTACCCACGCGATTACCATGCATAGAGCAGAAACTAGCGCGATTTGTGCGGGACCAACCTGAAAATCCTCTCGCGAATTACCTTTATGCGATGGCCGTTTGGAAACGGCGGGAACAACCAGCAGACAAGCGGGCCTTGGAACAAGTAGAGGTCCTGCTTACGAAGGCCGTGACGATCGACTCCAACTGCGCGGACGCCTACCTGCAACTTGGAATTCTTTATTCTTCGCAACGTAGTTACGAAAAGGCTATCGATTTCTACAGGAAGGCAATCAAAGCAGATCCAGAATTAGCTGAGGCACATTATCGGCTGGGCGTGGCCTATGACCGGACGGATGAGCCGACGAAGGCTAAGCAAGAGTTCGCGCTTCATGATGAGATCGAGAAGAAGCAAGCTGCTGCTGTTGAAAGCCAAAGGCGCGAGATCAAGCAGTTCCTTGTTGTTCTGCAGGGGCAGTCGACAAATGCCCCAGCGCAGTGA